A genomic stretch from Musa acuminata AAA Group cultivar baxijiao unplaced genomic scaffold, Cavendish_Baxijiao_AAA HiC_scaffold_1138, whole genome shotgun sequence includes:
- the LOC135671219 gene encoding histone H2A-like produces MDAGGGGGKVKRGAAGRKGGGPRKKPVSRSVKAGLQFPVGRIGRYLKKGRYAQRVGTGAPVYLAAVLEYLAAEVLELAGNAARDNKKNRIIPRHVLLAIRNDEELGKLLAGVTIAHGGVLPNINPVLLPKKSNNAAKEPKSPSKATKSPKKA; encoded by the exons ATGGAcgctggcggtggtggtggcaagGTGAAGAGGGGAGCCGCCGGCCGGAAGGGTGGTGGCCCCAGGAAAAAGCCCGTCTCCCGCTCCGTCAAGGCCGGCCTCCAGTTCCCCGTTGGCCGGATCGGGCGATACCTCAAGAAGGGCCGCTATGCTCAGCGCGTCGGTACCGGTGCTCCCGTCTACCTTGCCGCCGTCCTGGAGTACCTAGCTGCCGAG GTGCTGGAGTTGGCTGGGAACGCGGCGCGCGACAACAAGAAGAACCGGATCATTCCCAGGCACGTGCTGCTGGCCATAAGGAACGACGAGGAGCTGGGGAAGCTGCTTGCGGGGGTGACCATCGCGCACGGCGGCGTGCTCCCCAACATCAACCCGGTGTTACTGCCGAAGAAGAGCAACAATGCCGCCAAGGAGCCCAAGTCGCCGTCGAAGGCCACCAAATCGCCCAAGAAAGCTTAG
- the LOC135671239 gene encoding exocyst complex component EXO70H1-like, whose protein sequence is MKQLRPARPHDSPSSSHPHIHLLSAIEKMTRKGLRNLLPCKPLGRRHHRDSPSAAATSSSSSSSSSLSLEEKVARAEPIVVKWDPESSAYAKITSLFYEDRSEARRFLAEVSDLQRAMLVFVAAAETARLSHPCLVRAQTLMQAAMRRLEKEFFQILAANRDLLDPESVSVRSARSSVSEEPDYDPWENSPEGEALAAGKSIGEVERAAGVVMADLRAIADTMVFAGYGKECVRTYKALRKSIIDEGLYRLGFERLPPAQVQKLDWAVLELRVRSWLGASRVAVRTLFQGERVLLDHVFAGSDAVREVVFADIAGHAALQFLGFPGLVAKSKRSPEKLFRLLDLYDAVAELRPEIEPIFSFDSTAAVRAQALASLSKLAEAARATLADFESAIMKESSRLPVPGGGVHPMTRYAMNYISLLVDYQSALVEIFADFPIHTPTPIPPFFFDTSQAPAEQQPAVSGSSAPPTTSSSSEGSRRSAIAARFAWLILSLLCKLDGKAAAYADVGLSYLFLANNLQYIVNKARSCRLRDLLGEEWAARQAAKARQHAAGYERAAWGRVAATIPTGDVSAGEARGRMRAFSAAMEEACAAQTGWVVADAAMREEVRATVRGMILPAYRGFYTRWEAALEDASAVLLSPDDVGNRLGGLFSGSGSHRPKESSSRTV, encoded by the coding sequence ATGAAGCAACTGCGACCTGCAAGGCCGCACGACTCTCCGAGTTCATCGCACCCGCACATACATCTACTGTCAGCTATAGAGAAGATGACGAGAAAAGGCTTGCGAAACCTCTTGCCGTGCAAACCCCTTGGCCGTCGCCACCACCGAGACAGCCCGtccgccgcagctacttcttcttcttcttcttcttcgtcttcgttGTCGTTGGAGGAGAAGGTGGCAAGAGCAGAGCCGATTGTTGTCAAATGGGACCCGGAATCCTCCGCCTACGCCAAGATCACCTCCCTCTTCTATGAAGACCGCTCCGAGGCCCGCCGTTTCCTGGCTGAGGTCTCCGACTTGCAGCGCGCCATGCTCGTCTTCGTTGCGGCCGCCGAAACCGCGCGCCTTTCCCACCCGTGCCTCGTCCGCGCGCAGACCCTCATGCAGGCCGCCATGCGCCGCCTCGAGAAGGAGTTCTTCCAGATCCTTGCCGCCAACCGCGACCTCCTCGACCCTGAGTCCGTCTCCGTCCGCTCCGCCCGCTCCAGCGTTTCCGAGGAGCCGGACTACGACCCCTGGGAGAACTCCCCAGAGGGGGAGGCGCTCGCGGCCGGTAAGTCTATCGGCGAGGTCGAGCGCGCCGCCGGCGTGGTCATGGCTGACCTCCGTGCCATCGCCGATACCATGGTCTTCGCCGGCTACGGCAAGGAGTGCGTCAGGACCTACAAGGCACTCCGCAAGTCCATCATCGACGAGGGCCTCTACCGACTCGGCTTCGAGCGCCTCCCCCCCGCCCAAGTCCAgaagctggactgggcggtgcTGGAGCTAAGAGTCCGGTCTTGGCTAGGTGCCTCCAGGGTCGCCGTCAGGACCCTGTTCCAAGGCGAGCGCGTCCTCCTGGACCACGTCTTCGCCGGCTCCGACGCCGTCCGGGAAGTCGTCTTCGCTGACATCGCGGGCCACGCCGCACTCCAGTTCCTCGGCTTCCCGGGGTTAGTGGCCAAGTCGAAGCGGTCCCCCGAGAAGCTGTTCCGACTCTTGGACTTGTACGATGCTGTCGCCGAGCTGCGACCGGAGATCGAGCCCATCTTCTCCTTCGATTCCACAGCCGCTGTCCGGGCGCAGGCTCTCGCGTCCCTCTCCAAGCTCGCGGAGGCCGCGCGCGCCACCCTCGCCGATTTCGAGTCCGCGATCATGAAGGAGTCGTCCCGGTTGCCGGTCCCCGGCGGAGGGGTCCACCCGATGACCCGCTACGCCATGAACTATATATCGCTTCTCGTCGACTACCAGTCCGCCCTCGTGGAGATCTTCGCCGACTTCCCCATCCACACCCCAACCCCCATCCCTCCTTTCTTCTTCGATACGTCGCAGGCACCGGCGGAGCAGCAGCCTGCTGTCTCTGGTTCTTCCGCACCTCcaaccacctcctcctccagcgaAGGGAGCCGCCGCTCGGCAATTGCCGCGCGCTTCGCGTGGCTGATCCTCTCTCTACTCTGCAAGCTAGACGGGAAGGCCGCGGCGTACGCTGACGTGGGCCTGTCGTACCTCTTCCTGGCGAACAACCTCCAGTACATAGTGAACAAGGCGCGGTCTTGCCGGCTGCGGGATCTGCTGGGGGAGGAGTGGGCGGCGCGGCAGGCTGCGAAGGCGAGGCAGCACGCGGCGGGGTACGAGCGGGCGGCTTGGGGACGGGTGGCGGCGACGATTCCTACCGGGGATGTCTCGGCCGGGGAGGCAAGGGGGCGGATGCGGGCGTTCAGCGCGGCGATGGAGGAGGCCTGCGCAGCCCAAACCGGGTGGGTGGTGGCGGACGCCGCGATGCGGGAGGAGGTGAGGGCGACTGTGCGCGGGATGATACTGCCGGCGTATCGGGGGTTCTACACCCGGTGGGAGGCGGCGCTGGAGGACGCATCGGCGGTGCTGCTCTCGCCGGACGACGTCGGGAACCGACTGGGAGGGCTCTTTTCCGGTTCGGGTTCGCACCGGCCCAAGGAATCATCATCACGGACCGTGTAA